In Sebastes fasciatus isolate fSebFas1 chromosome 15, fSebFas1.pri, whole genome shotgun sequence, a genomic segment contains:
- the LOC141783448 gene encoding adenosine receptor A3 yields the protein MADALQTLYAALMVVSGVASVSGNLLLLLVLLLNRELRTDTLGLTLSFGASDLALGLSAIPFGAYNSLAWPSRYASEGAFCQGSGFILLLLQTSSVHSLTWAAVDKFTEICFALSYRSIWTAGRCRAALVLVWSFGLVNAALPLLGFGSYVYSESRFLCCPSFTPDNRSFVALWMSTGVVAPILTVCSLYGYIVYVARKQARRGTFVCNELHCYHVPANNYLRSSVVMVTTSVCLLACWLPYVSVCLYETFSGHQSPAVTSALSAWLVLTSAALNPWITCMTQTRYRAAVRRSVRRLIQMCLCSGTPLESRPQSSALHLDATNRISTTTTTTTAATRPPSPPKTPTRPTRPSLSCT from the exons ATGGCGGACGCTCTGCAGACGCTGTACGCCGCTCTGATGGTCGTGTCGGGCGTGGCGTCCGTCAGcgggaacctcctcctcctgctggtgCTCCTCCTCAACAGAGAGCTCCGGACCGACACGCTGGGCCTCACCTTGAGCTTCGGCGCCAGCGACCTGGCCCTTGGACTCTCCGCCATTCCGTTCGGCGCCTACAACAGCCTGGCGTGGCCCTCCCGATACGCCAGCGAGGGCGCCTTCTGTCAGGGCAGCGGCttcatcctgctgctgctgcagacctCCTCCGTCCACTCGCTCACCTGGGCCGCCGTCGACAAGTTCACAGAGATCTGCTTCGCCCTCAGCTACCGCAGCATCTGGACGGCAGGGCGCTGCCGGGCGGCGCTGGTCCTGGTGTGGTCGTTCGGCCTGGTGAACGCCGCGCTGCCTCTGCTGGGGTTCGGCAGCTACGTCTACAGTGAGTCGCGGTTCCTCTGTTGCCCGAGCTTCACCCCCGACAACCGGTCCTTCGTGGCGCTGTGGATGTCCACGGGCGTCGTGGCGCCGATCCTCACCGTGTGCTCTCTGTACGGGTACATCGTCTACGTGGCGAGGAAGCAGGCCAGGAGGGGGACGTTCGTGTGCAATGAGCTGCACTGCTACCACGTTCCTGCTAACAACTACCTGAGAAGCTCCGTCGTCATGGTTACCACCTCAG TGTGTCTGCTGGCGTGCTGGCTGCCCTACGTCTCCGTGTGTCTGTACGAGACGTTCAGCGGTCACCAGAGTCCGGCCGTGACTTCCGCCCTCTCGGCGTGGCTGGTTCTGACCAGCGCCGCCCTCAACCCGTGGATCACCTGCATGACGCAGAC CAGGTACAGGGCGGCGGTGCGTCGCAGCGTCCGCAGGTTGATccagatgtgtctgtgttctgGGACACCGCTGGAGTCCCGCCCCCAGAGCTCCGCCCTCCACCTGGACGCAACCAATCGCATCAGcacgaccacgaccacgacTACAGCGGCGACACGCCCGCCGTCACCACCAAAAACACCAACGCGACCAACACGACCATCACTGAGCTGTACCTGA